Within Schaalia sp. HMT-172, the genomic segment ACCCCGAGAAGAAGTCGTGGTTCTCGTCCGCGTTCGGGCTCAGGGCCGCCAGGATCGCCGGGTTCACGTCGGTCGCGTCATGCGGGAACAAGGCCTCGTACCCCAGATTCATGAGCGCCTTGTTCGCGTTGTAACGCAGGAACTTCTTCACGTCCTCGGTCAGGCCCAGCGGATCGTACAGGTCCTCCGTGTACTGCTCCTCGTTCTCGTAAAGCTCGTACAGTAGCGCGTACGTGTAATCGCGCAGGTCATCCTGGCGTTCCTCGCTCGACTCGTTCACGGCCAGCTGATACTTGTAGCCGATGTAGTAGCCGTGGACGGCCTCGTCGCGGATGATGAGACGAATCAGGTCAGCCGTGTTCGTCAGCTTCGCGTGCGAGCTCCAGTACATGGGCGCGTAGAAGCCCGAGTAGAACAGGAAAGACTCCAGCATCGTCGAGGCGACCTTGCGCTTCTCCGGGTCGTTGCCGTCGTAGTACGACTTGATGATCTCGGCCTTCTTCTGCAGGGCCGCGTTCTCATTCGACCAGCGGAAAGACTCGTTGATCTCCTCCGTGGATAGCAGGGTGGAGAAGATCGACGAATAAGACTTCGCGTGCACCGACTCCATGAATGCGATGTTCGTGTAGACGGCCTCCTCGTGCGGGGTGCGCGCGTCCGGGATCAGCGACACCGCGCCGACCGTGCCCTGAAGCGTATCCAGGAGGGTCAGGCCCGTGAACACGCGGTTCGTCATGAGCTGCTCATCCTTGTTGAGGGTCTTCCAGCTCGGCAGGTCGTTGGAGAGCGGAATCTTCTCAGGCAGCCAGAAGTTGCCCGTCAGGCGATCCCAGACCTCAAGGTCCTTGTCGTCTTGGATCTTGTTCCAGTTGATGGCCTCGAACACGGGCTCGGTCGCCATGGGGGCTCCTCTATGTGCGGTGTTGAACGGACGAGGCCGGGGTTGCCTCGCGCTGCTCCCATCAGGATACCCGCGGGGTACGCCCGGCGCGTTCACCCGGGGATGTGCGTTTCGTGGACGCGCTCACGCAGGAGGGCACGCGGGCGCTATCGTAATCGCCATGACGACGCCCACATTCGCCGATGCCGACGCTGCGCTCGCCAAAAACGACTACGAGGCCGCCCTCACCATCCTCGAACGCATCGACGTGGTTGGCGAAGACGCCTGCTACCGGCGAGACATCCAGGCCGCGACCATGGCCGGCAAAGGCTGCTCCCAAGCTCATGAAGCTCCCCTTCATCTCCGGCCTGGGCTGCTTACTTCTGTACCATCTGTGCCTCGCTCGATTCATGTCCTACGGCGCCCGCCCGTTGGTCCTCCTGCTGTACATCGCCCCCATCGCCGATATTTACCTCCACATGGGCCGCCAGGTCGCCACCTTCAACCGAACCCTGCCGCGAGGCGTGCGCCTGACCTTCTTAGGCCTCAACATCCGGTGGCATGATGTGGCTGACAATGTCTACATCTCCTTTTTCACCACAGCCTTCGTCGGCCTCATCCTCGCATCCTTGGTGCAGGGCGGCGGGTAGGGCCGCGCTCCTCGCGTACCGACGCGTGGCTCGTGGGCGGTAGGCTTGTGGGCATGACGAGCCCCCTCATCGACTCTCTCACCGCCGCTGTTCGCGCGGCGCCTGAGGATCGGCCGCTGCGCCTCCACCTCGCTGAGCTTTTGATCGCGCAGGGGCGTAGCGGTGAGGCCGTCCCCCACGTCGATGTCGTCCTGGCCTCAGACCCCACCAACGCGCACGCCCTCTCCCTCATGCGGACCGGCCTCGGTGTGCCCGAACCTCCCGCCGAAGTGGTCTGGGAGGTCGAGACCCCCACCACGACCCTGGCTGACGTTGAGGGCATGCAGGATGTGAAAGACCGTCTCGCCGAGGTATTCCTGGACCCGCTGAGGGGCGCTGACGGCGTCGGACTCTCCGGTAAGAGCCTCCCAGGAGGCATCCTGCTCTACGGCCCCCCGAATTGCGGAAAGGCTTTCATTGCGCGCTCGCTCGCGGGCGACGTTGGGGCGTCATTCATGTCAGTCTCGCTCGCCGACCTTCGGGCGCGGTACACCGAGGGTTCCCCGTTCAGCCTCTATTCGTTCTTCGAAGCGGTCCGCAAGAATGCTCCCGTTGTCCTTTTCCTTGAGGACGTTGACGCCATTAGCCTCAAACACAGCCTGACGGTTCACGATGAATGGACAGTGCTCAATAACCAGCTCTACTCGGCGATAAGGTTCGACAATAACGAGGGCGTGTTCCTCTTGGCCTCGACCGACAGGCCGTGGGATGTGTCGCAATACCTGCGTAAGCCGGGCTGCTTCGACCAATCCATCGCCATCCTGCCTCCCGACGAACCCGCACGCCGCGCGATCCTCACTCGCTATCTCGCAAAACATCATGTGGAGGGTATTGATATCGACTTCCTGGTTCGCAAAACGCGGGCATACACGGTCGCCGACCTGGAGGAGCTCGTCGACTGCGCTATCCATTTTGCGATGATTCACTCCGAGACCAGCGGTACGCCTCAGGCGGTTGCTTGGCAGCATTTCGTCACCGCCTTCAAGCTGGTAAAACCCGGCGCGGGCCGATGGTTCGCTTTGGCGCGGACCCTCGTAGAACGCGATAACCATGCCGGTCAGT encodes:
- a CDS encoding ATP-binding protein, with amino-acid sequence MTSPLIDSLTAAVRAAPEDRPLRLHLAELLIAQGRSGEAVPHVDVVLASDPTNAHALSLMRTGLGVPEPPAEVVWEVETPTTTLADVEGMQDVKDRLAEVFLDPLRGADGVGLSGKSLPGGILLYGPPNCGKAFIARSLAGDVGASFMSVSLADLRARYTEGSPFSLYSFFEAVRKNAPVVLFLEDVDAISLKHSLTVHDEWTVLNNQLYSAIRFDNNEGVFLLASTDRPWDVSQYLRKPGCFDQSIAILPPDEPARRAILTRYLAKHHVEGIDIDFLVRKTRAYTVADLEELVDCAIHFAMIHSETSGTPQAVAWQHFVTAFKLVKPGAGRWFALARTLVERDNHAGQYDDLATYLKINKQVIDWVVR
- the nrdF gene encoding class 1b ribonucleoside-diphosphate reductase subunit beta; its protein translation is MATEPVFEAINWNKIQDDKDLEVWDRLTGNFWLPEKIPLSNDLPSWKTLNKDEQLMTNRVFTGLTLLDTLQGTVGAVSLIPDARTPHEEAVYTNIAFMESVHAKSYSSIFSTLLSTEEINESFRWSNENAALQKKAEIIKSYYDGNDPEKRKVASTMLESFLFYSGFYAPMYWSSHAKLTNTADLIRLIIRDEAVHGYYIGYKYQLAVNESSEERQDDLRDYTYALLYELYENEEQYTEDLYDPLGLTEDVKKFLRYNANKALMNLGYEALFPHDATDVNPAILAALSPNADENHDFFSGSGSSYVMGEVVDTEDEDWDF